Proteins encoded within one genomic window of Spirulina major PCC 6313:
- the accA gene encoding acetyl-CoA carboxylase carboxyl transferase subunit alpha, whose protein sequence is MSATKNRPFLLTFEKPLCELESRIEQIRELARENNVDVSEQIRELEAKADQLRQEIFSSLTPAQRLQLARHPRRPSTLDYIQAMCDEWLELHGDRSGNDDPALVGGVARLGGMPVVMLGHQKGRDTKDNVLRNFGMASPGGYRKALRLMEHANRFGMPILTFIDTPGAWAGVEAEKRGQGEAIAYNLREMFSFDVPILCTVIGEGGSGGALGIGVGDRILMFEHAVYTVATPEACAAILWKDAAKAPQAAAALKITAWDLKNLGILDEILPEPSSGAHSDPIGAAQGLKASLLKNLEVLLSLTPAERREARYQKFRAIGQFHDLGA, encoded by the coding sequence ATGAGTGCCACTAAAAACCGTCCGTTTCTGCTTACGTTTGAGAAGCCGCTCTGCGAGTTAGAGTCGCGGATTGAGCAGATTCGTGAACTTGCCCGTGAAAATAACGTCGATGTGTCTGAGCAAATCCGGGAGTTGGAGGCGAAAGCAGACCAGTTGCGCCAAGAAATTTTTAGTAGTTTGACTCCGGCTCAGCGGCTTCAGTTGGCGCGGCATCCGCGTCGTCCTTCGACGTTGGACTATATTCAGGCGATGTGTGATGAGTGGCTTGAACTCCATGGCGATCGCAGTGGCAATGATGACCCGGCGTTGGTGGGTGGGGTGGCTCGTTTGGGCGGGATGCCGGTGGTGATGCTCGGCCATCAAAAGGGCCGGGATACCAAAGATAATGTCCTGCGTAATTTTGGCATGGCATCACCGGGGGGCTACCGGAAGGCCTTGCGGTTGATGGAGCATGCGAATCGGTTTGGGATGCCGATTTTGACCTTTATTGATACGCCGGGGGCTTGGGCGGGGGTTGAGGCGGAAAAACGCGGCCAGGGGGAAGCGATCGCCTATAACCTGCGGGAAATGTTTAGTTTTGATGTGCCGATTCTCTGTACTGTGATCGGCGAAGGCGGATCGGGGGGCGCGTTGGGGATTGGCGTGGGCGATCGCATCCTCATGTTCGAGCATGCCGTTTACACCGTCGCCACCCCCGAAGCCTGCGCCGCCATTCTCTGGAAAGATGCCGCCAAAGCCCCCCAAGCCGCAGCAGCATTAAAAATCACCGCCTGGGATCTCAAAAACCTGGGCATTCTCGATGAAATCCTCCCCGAACCGTCGAGTGGTGCGCATTCTGACCCCATCGGCGCGGCTCAGGGGTTGAAAGCCAGCCTCCTGAAGAACCTCGAAGTCTTACTCAGTCTCACCCCGGCTGAACGCCGCGAAGCCCGCTATCAAAAATTCCGGGCCATCGGTCAATTCCACGACCTCGGCGCTTAA